In Acidianus brierleyi, one genomic interval encodes:
- a CDS encoding MFS transporter → MEPTKNLRILSITSLAHFMNDGTFLVFPLLIVYYTTIYHVSVVFLGTLAIIYTLLSGLLSPFFGDFADKHDKDAVLMALGIFLEALSFLFFALSFSIPSLIYVLASLAAVILGIGQAFYHPIGGAILSRVFGKSAGRALGINGSMGSIGRSVMPSIVTFLILVFAEVTGLLLVSAYMIVASLLIFFGLRFYKRGSKEEIRKSKEKLESQFYRFLFILGSIVFIRSMFITGTTTFLGDFIYDIYLSKTLAGIFLTVGFIGSVFGQPVFGWITERKGGRYAFVLSSIISIIFFLLFLIFSNNLIVSSLFYTLFTFASFSSFPVLLGYVGQTFPKSFFTVANSYIWGVGVTVGGAAGTAVITLLLGMHFSILTSFYIMFGLAIISAILMPLIPKKISK, encoded by the coding sequence ATGGAACCAACTAAAAATCTAAGGATTTTAAGTATAACTTCTCTTGCACACTTTATGAACGACGGTACTTTTCTAGTTTTTCCGTTATTAATAGTATACTATACAACAATTTATCACGTAAGCGTAGTATTTCTTGGCACTTTAGCTATAATTTATACATTACTTTCTGGGTTACTTTCTCCATTCTTTGGGGATTTTGCAGATAAACATGATAAAGACGCTGTATTGATGGCGCTTGGGATTTTCTTAGAAGCGTTATCTTTTCTATTTTTTGCTTTGTCGTTTTCTATTCCTAGTTTGATCTATGTTTTAGCTTCCTTAGCTGCAGTTATTTTAGGTATTGGACAAGCCTTTTATCATCCGATAGGCGGTGCTATTTTATCTAGAGTTTTTGGTAAGAGTGCAGGAAGAGCTTTGGGAATAAATGGCTCTATGGGAAGTATAGGGAGATCTGTAATGCCTTCAATAGTTACTTTTCTTATATTAGTTTTTGCTGAAGTTACTGGTCTTCTTTTAGTTTCTGCATATATGATAGTTGCTTCATTGTTGATATTCTTTGGATTAAGATTTTACAAGAGAGGTAGTAAAGAAGAAATAAGGAAATCTAAAGAGAAATTGGAATCGCAGTTTTATAGATTTCTATTTATTTTAGGTTCTATAGTATTTATAAGGAGTATGTTCATTACTGGTACAACAACTTTTTTGGGAGATTTTATTTATGATATTTATCTTTCAAAGACTCTGGCTGGTATATTTTTAACAGTAGGATTTATAGGTTCTGTATTTGGACAGCCTGTATTTGGCTGGATTACTGAGAGAAAAGGTGGCAGATACGCCTTTGTATTAAGTAGCATAATCTCCATAATATTCTTCTTACTTTTCTTGATATTTTCTAATAATCTAATAGTATCTTCACTGTTCTATACGCTCTTTACTTTTGCTTCATTTAGCTCTTTTCCAGTTCTCCTAGGCTATGTGGGTCAAACTTTTCCTAAAAGTTTCTTTACTGTCGCAAACTCATATATTTGGGGAGTGGGAGTTACGGTAGGAGGAGCTGCTGGTACTGCAGTTATAACGCTCTTGCTTGGAATGCATTTTTCTATATTAACGTCTTTCTATATTATGTTTGGATTAGCAATAATTTCTGCTATATTGATGCCATTAATACCAAAAAAGATATCTAAATAA
- a CDS encoding isochorismatase family cysteine hydrolase, whose amino-acid sequence MQSVKEILDPQKSLLVVWDVHLALVNSIFNKDEFLKNLKIVIDSARKASVPILFTKITPYPKGFESTASKIMYRGGFQFKPEEMKLAIEPQENDIILNKNTWSIFVGTNFDLLMKNSARTTIVFTGIATEIGVETSARDAFAYGYVPVIVKDAVSSRNKEAHDRSLENMKSFFPIVTAEELSKIW is encoded by the coding sequence ATGCAATCAGTAAAAGAGATATTAGATCCTCAAAAATCACTCCTAGTAGTCTGGGATGTACACTTAGCTTTAGTAAATAGCATTTTTAATAAAGACGAATTCCTAAAGAATCTTAAAATAGTTATTGACTCAGCTAGGAAAGCAAGTGTTCCAATACTTTTCACAAAAATAACACCTTATCCTAAAGGCTTTGAATCAACAGCGTCAAAAATTATGTACAGAGGAGGATTCCAATTTAAGCCAGAAGAAATGAAATTAGCAATAGAACCCCAAGAAAATGACATAATACTGAATAAGAATACTTGGAGCATTTTTGTTGGAACAAATTTTGATCTCTTAATGAAGAATTCTGCAAGAACTACCATAGTGTTCACTGGTATTGCAACAGAAATAGGAGTAGAAACTAGTGCTAGAGATGCATTTGCTTATGGATATGTACCAGTTATAGTAAAAGACGCAGTATCGTCAAGAAACAAAGAAGCCCACGATAGATCATTAGAAAATATGAAATCTTTCTTCCCCATAGTAACAGCAGAAGAATTATCAAAAATATGGTAA